The Galactobacillus timonensis genome has a segment encoding these proteins:
- a CDS encoding NAD(P)/FAD-dependent oxidoreductase: protein MRNYQAVIIGAGCAGLSAAANLKKKGIEDILLIEKDSEPGGILLQCIHNGFGLQTYHEQLSGPEYAERLAVEARQQNVEMKFNTMVMEITRDRHITYVNSEEGYTTISADAIILCVGCYERSRGALGIPGERPAGIYTAGQAQRYLNIDGYLVGKRVFILGSGDIGLIMARRMTLEGAKVLGVAELMPYSNGLPRNMKQCLEDFNIPLYLSHTVTNVYGHERLERIELSEVGPDRKPIKGSEMYFDVDTLLLSCGLIPENHLGDACGIEMDPHIKGPRVDENYMSSVDGIFAAGNGLHVHDLADYVVHQAAKAAEGAARYLTKGKNTGGEIPTIPGQNVGYVVPGTLHTSDLPALVEFYFRVRKPIAKGTIRIRNGENVIRSIAKEHLIPSEMEQVLIAGKQLENAAGDITVEVVEEN from the coding sequence ATGCGCAACTATCAGGCAGTCATTATCGGAGCCGGGTGCGCCGGTCTTTCGGCCGCAGCGAACCTGAAGAAAAAAGGCATCGAAGATATTCTTCTGATTGAAAAGGACAGTGAGCCGGGAGGAATCCTGCTCCAGTGCATTCACAACGGATTCGGCCTGCAGACGTACCACGAACAGCTCTCCGGACCCGAGTATGCGGAACGGCTGGCCGTCGAGGCCCGCCAGCAGAACGTGGAAATGAAATTCAATACGATGGTCATGGAAATTACCCGGGACCGTCATATTACCTATGTCAATTCCGAAGAGGGCTATACAACCATTTCTGCGGATGCAATCATCCTCTGCGTCGGCTGCTATGAACGCTCCCGCGGCGCCCTGGGCATCCCGGGCGAGCGTCCGGCCGGCATCTATACGGCAGGGCAGGCACAGCGCTATCTCAATATCGACGGCTACCTTGTCGGCAAGCGCGTCTTCATTCTTGGCTCAGGAGACATCGGTCTGATCATGGCACGGCGCATGACGCTGGAAGGCGCAAAGGTTCTCGGCGTAGCAGAGCTGATGCCGTATTCCAACGGCCTCCCCCGCAACATGAAGCAGTGCCTGGAGGATTTCAATATTCCTCTCTACCTTTCGCATACCGTGACCAACGTCTACGGTCATGAGCGTCTGGAGCGCATTGAGCTCAGCGAAGTCGGGCCTGACCGCAAGCCCATCAAGGGCAGCGAAATGTACTTTGACGTCGATACGCTGCTGCTGTCGTGCGGACTGATTCCGGAGAATCATCTTGGCGACGCCTGCGGCATCGAAATGGATCCGCATATCAAAGGGCCGCGTGTCGATGAAAACTACATGAGCAGCGTCGATGGCATCTTTGCGGCAGGCAACGGTCTGCATGTGCACGATCTTGCCGACTATGTGGTGCATCAGGCGGCGAAGGCCGCAGAAGGTGCCGCCCGGTATCTTACGAAGGGGAAAAATACAGGTGGCGAAATCCCGACGATCCCCGGACAGAATGTCGGTTACGTGGTACCGGGTACGCTGCATACGAGTGATCTTCCGGCTCTGGTGGAGTTCTATTTTCGGGTCCGCAAACCGATTGCGAAGGGAACGATCCGGATCCGAAATGGTGAGAATGTGATCCGTTCCATTGCCAAGGAACATCTGATTCCTTCCGAAATGGAACAGGTACTGATCGCTGGAAAGCAGCTGGAAAACGCTGCGGGCGACATTACCGTTGAAGTCGTGGAGGAAAACTGA
- a CDS encoding NAD(P)/FAD-dependent oxidoreductase, producing MRYDAVIIGAGITGSLIARSLSRFQLKVAVLEKENDIADGATMANSAIVHTGYDPEDGTMKAKMNVRGARLYPDLCKNLGCKYQVVGAYIAATSPEEEEHLKVLADRAERRKIPYEWLSGDEARLEEPNLNDSVTRVLSFPTTAIIYPWEVAIAAMENAVNNGVELHLNTPVTAIESHFGSYTVYSGDKEFEATVVINAAGVCADQIARMVSTDPGFTMTPKKGEYFVIDHNIEFVHHVIFPVPGAKGKGVLAVPTVYKNTLIGPNSDYIASTTDTGSTFQGMDYVRSMITKTMRSVPLQYSIRNFAGLRPSSSSSDFIIEEAKDAPNFINVASIESPGLASAPAIAEYVTGELLKGKLDFTENPDAVMTRKRPLVMNELSDEEKAAAIKANPLYGKIICRCEEVSEGEIVDCIHRTCGATTVKGVKKRVRPGMGRCQGGFCEPRVVGILARELHRDPTAIVLDGLESKILEQENR from the coding sequence ATGAGATATGACGCAGTGATAATCGGCGCAGGGATTACGGGGTCCCTGATTGCCCGCAGCCTGTCGCGCTTTCAGCTGAAAGTTGCCGTTCTGGAGAAGGAGAATGACATTGCCGATGGGGCGACCATGGCCAATTCCGCCATCGTCCATACCGGCTACGATCCCGAAGACGGCACGATGAAGGCAAAGATGAATGTCCGCGGCGCCCGTCTGTATCCCGATCTCTGCAAGAATCTCGGCTGTAAATATCAGGTCGTCGGTGCCTATATTGCCGCAACGAGCCCCGAAGAAGAGGAACACCTCAAAGTGCTGGCAGACCGTGCCGAGCGCAGGAAGATACCCTATGAATGGCTGAGCGGCGACGAGGCAAGACTCGAAGAACCCAACCTCAACGATTCCGTAACCAGGGTTCTTTCCTTCCCTACAACAGCGATTATCTATCCATGGGAAGTGGCAATTGCGGCCATGGAGAATGCCGTTAACAACGGCGTCGAACTCCATCTGAATACGCCGGTCACGGCTATCGAAAGCCATTTCGGCAGCTACACCGTTTACTCCGGTGACAAGGAGTTTGAGGCGACGGTTGTCATCAATGCGGCAGGTGTATGCGCCGATCAGATTGCGCGCATGGTATCCACCGATCCCGGCTTTACAATGACACCGAAGAAGGGCGAATACTTCGTCATCGACCATAATATTGAATTCGTGCACCATGTCATCTTCCCGGTGCCGGGTGCGAAAGGAAAGGGCGTCCTGGCGGTTCCGACGGTCTATAAGAATACCCTGATCGGTCCGAACAGTGACTATATCGCCAGCACGACGGATACCGGATCCACCTTCCAGGGAATGGATTACGTTCGCTCCATGATTACAAAGACGATGCGCAGCGTTCCTCTGCAGTACAGCATCCGCAACTTTGCCGGACTCCGTCCGTCTTCCTCCAGTTCTGATTTCATCATTGAAGAAGCCAAGGATGCGCCCAACTTCATCAATGTTGCGTCCATCGAGTCTCCGGGCCTTGCCAGTGCCCCGGCCATTGCCGAATATGTGACCGGTGAACTGCTCAAGGGCAAGCTTGACTTTACGGAAAATCCGGATGCCGTCATGACAAGGAAACGTCCCCTCGTCATGAATGAGCTCAGTGACGAAGAAAAGGCGGCTGCCATCAAGGCCAATCCCCTCTATGGAAAGATCATCTGCCGCTGCGAAGAAGTAAGCGAAGGAGAAATCGTCGACTGCATCCACCGCACCTGCGGCGCCACAACCGTCAAGGGCGTAAAGAAACGCGTGCGTCCGGGGATGGGCCGCTGTCAGGGCGGCTTCTGTGAGCCGCGTGTCGTCGGCATCCTTGCCCGTGAGCTGCACAGGGATCCGACCGCAATCGTCCTCGATGGCCTTGAATCAAAGATTCTGGAACAGGAGAACCGTTAA
- a CDS encoding DUF1667 domain-containing protein: protein METKELVCVNCPKGCRITVTVDDGNVIDMKGYSCDKGKNYAAQETIRPMRVLTSTVRIEHGTLRVLPVITNKEIPLDLCDQAMDEIRKITIEAPVQMDQVIVKDFLGTGADLIASRSMNRA from the coding sequence ATGGAAACGAAGGAACTGGTCTGCGTCAACTGTCCGAAGGGCTGTCGCATCACGGTCACGGTCGATGACGGTAATGTGATCGATATGAAGGGCTACAGCTGTGACAAGGGTAAGAATTATGCGGCCCAGGAGACGATTCGTCCGATGCGTGTGCTGACATCGACGGTGCGGATCGAACATGGTACGCTGCGGGTTCTCCCTGTGATTACAAATAAGGAGATTCCGCTGGATCTCTGTGATCAGGCGATGGACGAAATCCGAAAGATTACGATCGAGGCCCCGGTTCAAATGGACCAGGTCATTGTTAAGGACTTTCTGGGAACGGGAGCCGATCTGATCGCTTCAAGATCAATGAATCGGGCATAA
- a CDS encoding tetratricopeptide repeat protein: MDNNEEVKRNEDETLTAIGEAFYRGIGVKVDYKEAFQYFQKAASMGNVRAKTCLGRCYELGRGTKRSYETALDCYEDASAQGNILATLKIGDFYQKGIDGLVPKNSITASQYYLQALNLLQMSPDAWEAAGVYLRVGDCLFNGIGVARDIKTAYKCYSLAADGFFDRMNNAGDAECAKDLDRAEKGEKRCSKLLHLPKPVDEPPFDA, from the coding sequence ATGGATAATAACGAAGAAGTAAAACGGAATGAGGATGAGACTCTGACGGCGATCGGCGAAGCGTTTTATCGCGGAATCGGTGTCAAAGTTGATTATAAAGAGGCATTTCAGTATTTTCAGAAAGCCGCATCTATGGGCAATGTGCGGGCAAAGACGTGTCTTGGCCGCTGCTATGAGCTTGGGCGCGGGACAAAACGAAGCTATGAAACGGCTCTTGACTGCTATGAAGATGCGTCGGCGCAGGGCAACATTCTTGCGACGCTGAAGATCGGCGATTTCTATCAGAAAGGAATCGACGGCCTTGTGCCGAAGAATTCCATTACGGCAAGCCAGTACTATCTTCAGGCGCTCAATCTTCTTCAGATGTCGCCCGATGCCTGGGAGGCAGCCGGTGTTTATCTCCGGGTCGGAGACTGTCTGTTCAATGGGATTGGTGTCGCCAGGGATATCAAGACTGCCTACAAATGTTACAGCCTTGCGGCAGACGGATTCTTTGACCGCATGAATAACGCCGGCGACGCAGAATGTGCAAAGGATCTGGACAGAGCCGAAAAAGGTGAGAAGCGCTGCAGCAAACTTCTGCACCTTCCCAAACCTGTGGATGAGCCGCCGTTTGATGCCTGA
- a CDS encoding MBOAT family O-acyltransferase — protein MLFNSFAFLVYFLPISVIFYFISAKFGQKVNTIFLIIISVAFYCTNGWKASVVLLVSIVGTLYVSYRIKSYRFHAAAWMTAGIVFQVVLLGFFKYAGFFAGIANVPVNKSIVLPLGISFFTFQQIAWIIDTKNGKTDSFSISEYLLYILYFPKILMGPLIEPADFVSSIRNPKRLTPDAANISKGIQIFCFGMFKKMWVADKLANYVAQGYENTRLMTASDIVFLMILYSLQIYFDFSGYTDMASGVSCMLNIPLPINFDSPYRAVSIRDFWKRWHISLTSFLTKYLYIPLGGNQKGKFRTCLNVIIVFLISGFWHGANWTFILWGLLHGLLSVLDRMTVRQQSHIPKAIRWLVTMFLVDLLWLLFRSESVGQWWEMLTALFTLKGMGIGCSGSIYYATIQLLMGIPYGSFADWKYIFGWLAVPVAGYGFCLTVNNNYRRKYFENVFSLIVSVSLFILCLVNLNGATNFIYNNF, from the coding sequence ATGTTATTTAATTCTTTTGCTTTCCTGGTTTACTTTCTTCCAATCTCTGTCATCTTTTACTTTATAAGTGCTAAATTTGGACAGAAGGTTAATACAATCTTTTTGATAATTATCTCCGTTGCTTTTTATTGTACAAATGGATGGAAAGCATCTGTAGTGCTTCTCGTTAGTATTGTTGGAACGCTGTATGTTTCATATAGAATAAAGTCATACAGATTCCATGCGGCTGCCTGGATGACTGCCGGCATTGTTTTTCAAGTTGTCCTGCTGGGCTTCTTTAAATATGCCGGTTTTTTCGCCGGTATAGCTAATGTTCCCGTTAACAAGTCAATTGTTCTACCTTTAGGAATCAGCTTTTTTACGTTTCAGCAGATCGCCTGGATTATAGATACAAAAAATGGAAAGACAGATTCTTTCTCGATATCAGAGTATCTTCTTTATATTTTGTATTTTCCAAAAATCCTGATGGGTCCCCTCATCGAGCCGGCTGATTTTGTTTCGTCAATTCGTAATCCGAAGCGGTTAACTCCGGATGCGGCCAACATTTCAAAAGGAATTCAGATATTTTGTTTCGGAATGTTCAAGAAAATGTGGGTTGCGGATAAACTGGCCAATTATGTTGCACAGGGTTATGAAAACACACGTTTGATGACTGCTTCAGACATAGTTTTTCTTATGATTCTGTATTCTTTACAAATATATTTTGACTTTAGTGGTTATACAGACATGGCTTCAGGCGTTTCCTGTATGCTAAATATTCCCTTGCCAATCAATTTTGATTCTCCGTATCGTGCTGTATCAATTCGAGATTTTTGGAAACGCTGGCATATTTCCTTGACCAGTTTTCTAACGAAATACCTTTATATTCCACTTGGAGGAAATCAAAAAGGGAAATTCCGTACCTGTCTCAATGTGATCATCGTTTTTCTGATCAGTGGATTCTGGCATGGTGCGAACTGGACCTTTATTCTCTGGGGACTCTTGCATGGGCTCCTTTCTGTGCTCGATCGAATGACTGTACGTCAGCAGTCACATATTCCTAAAGCAATCCGCTGGCTGGTTACAATGTTTCTGGTTGATCTGTTATGGCTTTTGTTCCGCTCTGAATCAGTCGGGCAATGGTGGGAGATGTTAACAGCACTCTTTACCCTGAAGGGGATGGGGATCGGATGCTCTGGAAGTATCTACTATGCAACAATTCAATTGTTGATGGGTATCCCGTATGGTTCCTTTGCGGATTGGAAATATATCTTTGGCTGGCTTGCTGTTCCTGTTGCAGGATATGGTTTCTGTTTAACAGTAAACAATAATTATCGAAGGAAATATTTTGAAAATGTCTTTTCACTAATTGTTTCGGTATCTTTGTTTATTCTTTGCCTTGTGAATTTGAACGGGGCAACAAATTTTATTTATAACAATTTCTAA
- a CDS encoding SAM hydrolase/SAM-dependent halogenase family protein has product MKPIIVLQTDFSETWGAVSEMKGVIKIVDRELEVEDSCHEIKCFDPWEASLALDAIEPYWPKGTVFVSVVDPGVGTSRRACVALLKDGSYVVTPDNGTLTHVKHNVGIAAVREIDETVNRYHARENVSVFHGRDLFGYCAAKLASGIIDFEGVGPQYPVEETVECEEYSMRPVIRDHYAEGFLMTGVKHFGGVEFNITNQEWGTTGFQLGDRVEITIANKGKTFFHQAVPYEKSFGFVAKGDPVLYCGSSMYLSLDLNSASFMDAYGIDTGKDWTAILKKAE; this is encoded by the coding sequence ATGAAACCGATCATTGTTCTGCAGACGGATTTTTCCGAGACCTGGGGCGCCGTTTCCGAGATGAAGGGCGTCATCAAGATCGTGGACCGCGAACTTGAGGTGGAGGACAGCTGCCACGAGATCAAGTGCTTTGATCCCTGGGAGGCTTCGCTTGCCCTGGATGCGATCGAGCCATACTGGCCGAAGGGAACGGTGTTCGTGTCGGTGGTTGATCCGGGTGTCGGTACGTCGAGACGTGCCTGTGTCGCCCTGCTGAAGGATGGTAGCTATGTCGTGACACCGGACAACGGAACTCTGACGCATGTGAAACATAACGTTGGCATTGCCGCTGTACGTGAGATTGATGAGACAGTGAACCGTTATCATGCGCGGGAAAACGTGTCAGTCTTCCATGGCCGCGATCTCTTCGGTTATTGTGCAGCGAAGCTGGCTTCGGGCATCATTGACTTTGAAGGCGTCGGGCCGCAGTATCCGGTCGAGGAAACCGTTGAGTGCGAAGAGTATTCGATGAGGCCCGTGATCCGTGACCATTATGCGGAAGGTTTCCTGATGACGGGAGTCAAACATTTCGGCGGCGTCGAATTCAACATCACAAACCAAGAGTGGGGCACAACTGGCTTTCAGCTCGGCGATCGCGTGGAAATTACCATCGCAAACAAGGGTAAGACTTTTTTCCATCAGGCTGTTCCCTATGAGAAAAGCTTCGGCTTTGTCGCAAAGGGGGATCCGGTTCTCTACTGTGGCTCCTCGATGTATCTGAGCCTGGATCTGAACAGTGCCAGCTTCATGGATGCCTATGGCATCGATACGGGGAAAGACTGGACAGCCATTCTGAAGAAGGCGGAATAA
- a CDS encoding SAM hydrolase/SAM-dependent halogenase family protein produces MEIIKPLKGMLVFQTDFGYKETSVSAMYGVAKCVDRSLELIDSTHELPPFDIWSASYRLFQSIRFWPKGTIFVSVVDPGVGTARKACVAYTGDGHYVVTPDNGSLTHVARDSGIVAVREIDETVNRLHGFGTDETSVFHGRDLFGYCAAKLAAGKITFEEVGPAYDPKDVVTFVIPEASVTDGKAEGIIEIDDTNFGNLFTNIPTKQMLSHGFGYGETVHVRISHGITAFEEDIPFEKTFGDVKVGEPVLYNNELMKASLAVCRGSFVEKYHVGFGPDWRVELVEK; encoded by the coding sequence ATGGAAATCATTAAGCCGTTAAAGGGAATGCTGGTCTTTCAGACCGATTTCGGATATAAGGAGACATCCGTCTCCGCTATGTACGGTGTTGCCAAGTGCGTGGACAGATCTCTGGAGCTGATCGACAGCACCCATGAGCTGCCGCCGTTTGATATCTGGAGCGCATCATACCGGCTGTTTCAGTCGATCCGCTTCTGGCCGAAAGGTACGATCTTTGTGTCGGTTGTTGATCCGGGCGTAGGGACGGCGCGCAAAGCCTGTGTCGCCTATACAGGAGACGGGCATTATGTCGTGACGCCGGACAACGGCTCCCTGACACATGTTGCCCGTGACAGCGGCATCGTCGCAGTGCGTGAGATCGATGAGACAGTCAACCGTCTTCACGGCTTCGGCACCGATGAGACCAGTGTGTTCCATGGCAGGGATCTCTTCGGTTATTGTGCAGCTAAACTGGCGGCGGGAAAGATCACCTTTGAAGAAGTGGGACCTGCCTATGATCCGAAGGATGTTGTGACATTTGTTATTCCGGAAGCGAGCGTAACAGACGGAAAAGCGGAAGGCATCATCGAAATCGATGACACCAACTTCGGCAATCTCTTTACCAATATTCCGACAAAGCAGATGCTTTCCCACGGCTTTGGCTATGGAGAAACGGTTCATGTCAGAATCAGCCACGGCATCACGGCATTTGAGGAAGACATTCCGTTTGAAAAAACGTTTGGAGATGTTAAGGTCGGTGAACCTGTGCTCTACAACAATGAGCTGATGAAGGCTTCGCTGGCTGTATGCCGCGGATCGTTTGTAGAGAAGTATCATGTCGGTTTCGGTCCGGACTGGCGTGTGGAGCTCGTTGAGAAATGA
- a CDS encoding glycosyltransferase family 39 protein — MRIFQRIILGLGIVFAAELLYLSLSFEAVSDFTYYSELLTQTNLNPLLQILKTALLIGVLMIVLRLLQRKKTEPDRKTAALITAVLACYTLCVSLYLNHINNVGLYSDSIHIWNMTKFLSGVPGDAPDPYYWSCAPHQAGIAWVCSLIVRLFQIGPDDYAAFRVMNSFMAALLVIGMYLLTTAVCGKRSAGLLSAGFVALWPSTSLYTNLFYPTTVTLGLSVFVFWGLLVSLKKHGWRRWLGLGLSGCLLVFDNLLYQTTRIASVAGMMIVILSLAFDDRDTGKTEKFLLAAAFCLLVWGGYTVVERAVVSHVSAVRGIDLSQGIPVSAYVLMGLNWWPGITGGPGSFDATNFRFYDQFSGSTALADRAAVQEIMNRLTNYYFADVRNLFVFEKKLVYEWCDPWFHGITNYLNYTGEGRSAALTAFCSSGILEHLDGFLMAVLSAVEVLSVLWMIRALKQVRRHCLSMVQVLPLIYFIGGFIFQFFWEAKPRYCMPFFVLLVPMAAEELLILCGKLRRG, encoded by the coding sequence ATGCGCATTTTTCAGAGAATCATACTCGGGCTCGGGATCGTATTTGCGGCAGAGCTGCTGTATCTCAGTCTGTCTTTTGAAGCAGTTTCTGACTTCACCTATTACAGTGAACTTCTTACGCAGACGAATCTGAATCCGTTGCTGCAGATATTGAAAACCGCTCTGCTGATAGGTGTTCTGATGATTGTTCTGCGTCTTTTGCAGCGGAAGAAGACCGAACCGGACAGAAAGACGGCGGCGCTGATTACTGCCGTCCTTGCCTGCTATACCCTTTGTGTAAGTCTGTATCTGAATCACATCAACAACGTTGGTCTGTACTCGGATTCAATTCATATCTGGAATATGACAAAGTTTCTCTCCGGAGTTCCGGGAGATGCGCCGGATCCCTATTACTGGAGCTGTGCTCCGCATCAGGCAGGGATCGCCTGGGTATGTTCCCTGATTGTGCGCCTTTTTCAAATCGGACCGGATGATTATGCAGCGTTTCGGGTTATGAACTCGTTCATGGCTGCGCTGCTTGTGATTGGCATGTATTTACTGACAACGGCGGTTTGCGGAAAGCGGAGTGCGGGTCTTCTTTCCGCGGGCTTTGTGGCTCTCTGGCCCTCGACATCGCTTTATACCAATCTTTTCTATCCGACGACCGTTACACTGGGTCTCAGTGTCTTCGTATTCTGGGGACTGCTGGTGAGCCTGAAGAAGCACGGGTGGAGGCGCTGGCTTGGCCTGGGCCTGAGCGGCTGTCTTCTTGTTTTTGATAATCTTCTATATCAGACAACGCGCATCGCTTCGGTCGCCGGTATGATGATCGTGATTCTTTCGCTTGCCTTCGATGATCGTGACACAGGGAAGACTGAAAAATTCCTGCTGGCAGCCGCGTTCTGTCTTCTGGTATGGGGCGGATATACGGTTGTGGAGAGGGCGGTTGTTAGCCATGTTTCCGCGGTACGCGGCATTGATCTGAGTCAGGGGATTCCGGTTTCTGCCTATGTCCTGATGGGGCTGAACTGGTGGCCCGGTATTACGGGCGGTCCCGGCAGCTTCGATGCGACGAACTTTCGCTTCTATGATCAGTTTTCCGGCTCCACGGCTTTGGCAGACCGGGCTGCGGTGCAGGAAATCATGAACCGGTTGACAAACTATTACTTTGCGGATGTCCGCAATCTGTTTGTATTTGAAAAGAAGCTGGTCTATGAATGGTGTGATCCCTGGTTTCACGGGATTACGAATTATCTGAACTACACCGGCGAAGGAAGGTCAGCGGCGCTGACGGCGTTCTGCAGTTCCGGAATCCTTGAGCATCTGGACGGATTCCTGATGGCGGTTTTGAGCGCTGTCGAGGTTCTTTCCGTTCTCTGGATGATCCGGGCACTGAAACAGGTCCGCCGCCATTGTCTGTCCATGGTGCAGGTCCTCCCGTTGATTTATTTCATCGGCGGATTTATCTTTCAGTTTTTCTGGGAAGCGAAGCCGAGATACTGCATGCCGTTTTTTGTGCTGCTGGTGCCGATGGCTGCGGAAGAACTCCTTATACTTTGCGGAAAACTGCGCAGGGGATAA
- a CDS encoding SGNH/GDSL hydrolase family protein, whose amino-acid sequence MKPFYFHWKGHRYKVQPAGVILLVAVLVIAVCLILLPIVNRSRASMAKPAQSTAEATYDAAANVIDVTKYEGTILAETQDAGQDYIDSTLFLGDSNTARFMRITGEDGSTFTTKNNTIGVVGMGIDAISTLKCMQFSTGTFTMPDAVKILQPQRVIITFGTNNLSGSSTDATSFIDRYSAQIQKIEDAYPSLDIIVNSIPPVAKNRTYTNVTMTQIDAYNKAIATMCQDKGWKYLNSAETLKDSSSGYAKEGYTISDGLHLSTQGLTALFTYIRTHAWITEDDRPKPLAAIPTIVGVPDGLIRTDPLTNEDFTENPATEGDTSTESGCLGAYGTWDATTSTCTWPTPTPSATAEPTAQSTAASSTAASDNSTTENTTPTSPPPSQPASSSPADSTAPTETTSPASTESPAAPTSSPAASEPAQAAGAKGTTVTAEDAAETAPSASVSAAETIQ is encoded by the coding sequence ATGAAACCATTCTACTTTCATTGGAAGGGACACCGCTACAAGGTGCAGCCGGCAGGCGTAATCCTCCTGGTTGCTGTTCTTGTCATTGCCGTGTGCCTGATTCTTCTGCCAATCGTGAACCGTTCCCGTGCCTCAATGGCCAAGCCTGCACAGTCTACGGCCGAGGCAACCTATGATGCGGCGGCGAATGTCATCGATGTCACGAAATATGAAGGAACCATTCTTGCCGAAACCCAGGATGCGGGTCAGGACTACATTGACTCCACCTTATTCCTGGGAGATTCCAATACGGCCCGTTTCATGCGGATCACAGGCGAAGACGGTTCCACCTTCACCACCAAGAACAATACGATCGGAGTCGTGGGCATGGGCATTGATGCCATTTCCACACTCAAGTGTATGCAGTTTTCAACCGGCACTTTTACGATGCCGGATGCCGTGAAGATCCTTCAGCCGCAGCGTGTCATCATCACGTTTGGAACCAATAATCTCAGCGGCTCGTCTACCGATGCCACCTCGTTTATCGACCGCTATTCGGCGCAGATTCAGAAAATCGAAGATGCCTATCCTTCACTCGACATCATCGTCAACAGCATTCCTCCGGTTGCGAAAAACCGTACCTATACCAATGTCACAATGACGCAGATCGATGCCTACAACAAGGCGATCGCCACCATGTGCCAGGACAAGGGCTGGAAATATCTGAACAGCGCTGAAACCCTGAAGGATTCTTCCAGCGGCTATGCAAAGGAAGGGTATACCATATCGGACGGTCTCCATCTTTCGACCCAGGGGCTGACGGCTCTTTTCACCTACATCCGCACCCATGCCTGGATCACGGAGGACGACCGGCCTAAGCCTCTGGCCGCGATTCCGACGATTGTCGGCGTACCGGACGGTCTGATCCGTACCGATCCTTTGACCAATGAAGACTTTACGGAAAATCCGGCAACCGAAGGGGATACCTCTACCGAAAGCGGGTGTCTCGGTGCATATGGAACCTGGGACGCGACCACATCGACCTGCACCTGGCCGACGCCGACTCCATCTGCAACAGCCGAACCAACGGCACAGTCAACCGCGGCATCTTCAACGGCCGCTTCGGATAACTCAACAACAGAAAATACAACACCGACCTCACCGCCGCCTTCGCAGCCGGCATCATCCTCGCCAGCGGATTCAACGGCGCCGACGGAAACAACTTCGCCAGCCAGTACGGAATCTCCGGCAGCACCGACGAGCAGTCCCGCAGCTTCCGAACCTGCCCAAGCCGCCGGTGCGAAGGGAACTACAGTTACAGCGGAGGATGCGGCAGAAACAGCTCCCTCCGCTTCTGTCTCTGCTGCGGAAACGATTCAATGA
- a CDS encoding energy-coupling factor transporter transmembrane component T family protein, with amino-acid sequence MKLKTFSFAQLDTFIHRLSGVTKLICFLLMTSAVMFTYDIRVIIGIMVFSYILMRIARIRFSQVRLMFVYVFIFLIANFILTFLFNPRYGTEIYGTEHDLFTFGGRYILTQEQLFYQITKFSKYLSVIPLGIIFILTTNPSEFASSLNGIGISYKVGMSLSLTLRYFPDVADDFQAIRLAQEARGLDMSKKASVSSRLKNTSAILAPLLFTTMDRVDLISNAMDLRGFGKSKTRTWYARRPLGKADYVSIAVCALVLAISLYIRFAVNHSFYYNPFI; translated from the coding sequence ATGAAACTGAAGACATTTTCCTTTGCGCAGCTGGATACGTTCATCCACCGGCTGAGCGGTGTGACGAAGCTGATCTGCTTTCTTCTGATGACGAGTGCCGTCATGTTTACCTACGATATCCGTGTGATCATCGGCATCATGGTGTTTTCCTACATTCTGATGCGCATTGCCAGGATCCGCTTTTCGCAGGTGCGTCTGATGTTTGTCTATGTCTTTATCTTCCTGATTGCGAACTTCATCCTGACGTTTCTGTTCAATCCGAGATACGGTACGGAAATCTATGGTACGGAACATGATCTGTTTACCTTCGGTGGCCGTTACATTCTGACGCAGGAGCAGCTGTTCTATCAGATCACGAAGTTTTCCAAGTATCTGTCCGTGATTCCGCTCGGCATCATTTTCATTCTTACAACGAATCCGAGTGAATTCGCCTCTTCGCTCAATGGCATCGGAATCAGCTATAAGGTGGGAATGTCACTGTCGCTGACGCTGCGGTATTTTCCGGATGTGGCGGATGACTTTCAGGCAATCCGGCTGGCCCAGGAGGCACGCGGTCTCGATATGTCAAAGAAGGCGAGTGTCTCGAGCCGTCTCAAGAATACGAGTGCCATTCTGGCGCCGCTGCTGTTTACGACGATGGACCGTGTCGATCTGATTTCCAATGCCATGGATCTGCGGGGCTTTGGAAAGTCAAAGACGCGTACCTGGTATGCGCGCCGGCCGCTTGGCAAGGCGGATTACGTGTCGATCGCTGTGTGTGCGCTGGTCCTTGCGATTTCGCTGTATATTCGTTTCGCCGTCAACCATTCGTTCTATTACAACCCGTTTATCTAA